A window of Diabrotica virgifera virgifera chromosome 9, PGI_DIABVI_V3a contains these coding sequences:
- the LOC126892162 gene encoding uncharacterized protein LOC126892162 isoform X1: MNMVYETEDPLAEPDKNEESGEEYTFYTPFKFEPDPRGLGNYLFNRMKKHRHHIAQYIADTDEEQTYAELLQRCVRTACHLSTRSLTKDDVVVLCSYNHKESSVPFIASLFLNVPVASMDPTLSLMESAYLLKDVRPKIIFVVPEGLELMETSVKQAGLDTEIVVYGSSDTHTEFSSFLEPHENEEKFAPTEADSLKDTAVIMFSSGTTGLPKGIILNHLGLLGQALLLPICGSIGTIYLTYSTLYWISAVLYQLAGIIIGGAKVTVQKMDPHETWKLIDKYKVTSLFGAPSLAAALLKVGRPDGLDTSSLWSFIVGGGYFPKPLLLELRDLLPGTFVYNAYGQTEVSGVSTTFKTANVKDTLYLHSKPTSVGMVIPGIKAKVVDVFTGAICGPNEEGELRIKSEFLMSGYHNHDTSDSFDSEGWMKTGDIVTYDEDGCFYIKDRIKEMIKYKGFQIAPAMLEQLIMTHSSVAQVVIIGIPHDADGDHPMAVIVPKESSTASINEEDIIKFVDERVSDTMRLRAGVKFVSSIPMTPSGKIRRRDVKKMVLDGNL; this comes from the exons TATATTGCTGATACTGACGAAGAACAAACCTATGCGGAACTTTTACAACGTTGTGTACGCACAGCCTGCCACCTATCAACCAGAAGTTTAACCAAGGACGATGTCGTTGTGCTTTGTTCTTACAACCATAAAGAAAGTTCAGTGCCATTCATTGCTAGTCTATTCTTAAATGTTCCAGTAGCATCTATGGATCCCACATTATCTCTTATGGAGTCAGCTTATTTATTGAAGGATGTAAGACCCAAAATCATTTTCGTAGTTCCTGAAGGTTTGGAACTTATGGAAACTTCAGTTAAACAAGCAG GGCTCGACACAGAAATAGTTGTTTATGGCTCATCTGACACTCACACGGAATTCTCAAGCTTTTTAGAACCTCATGAAAATGAAGAGAAATTTGCTCCAACGGAAGCAGATAGTTTGAAGGACACTGCTGTTATCATGTTTAGTAGTGGCACTACTGGACTGCCAAAAGGAATTATTCTTAATCACTTAGGGCTTTTGGGGCAGGCATTACTTCTACC GATCTGTGGCAGTATTGGAACTATATATTTAACTTACTCAACGCTATACTGGATATCGGCCGTTTTATACCAATTGGCAGGTATCATTATTGGTGGAGCAAAAGTTACAGTGCAAAAGATGGATCCACACGAGACGTGGAAACTTATTGACAAGTATAAA GTTACTTCTCTGTTTGGTGCTCCATCGCTAGCTGCAGCTCTATTAAAAGTTGGTCGCCCCGACGGTTTGGATACCAGCAGTTTATGGAGCTTTATCGTCGGTGGTGGGTATTTTCCGAAGCCACTACTTCTAGAGCTCCGTGATCTGCTCCCAGGAACTTTTGTGTATAATGCATACGGACAGACGGAAGTTAGTGGAGTGTCGACGACTTTCAAAACTGCAAATGTTAAAGATACGTTGTATTTGCATTCGAAACCAACATCTGTTGGAATGGTTATACCAGGAATAAAAGCAAAG gTTGTTGATGTCTTTACAGGAGCAATTTGCGGACCAAATGAAGAAGGCGAGCTCAGAATTAAATCAGAGTTCCTTATGAGTGGCTATCATAATCACGATACCTCAGATTCTTTCGATAGTGAGGGTTGGATGAAAACTGGAGATATTGTTACCTATGACGAAGATGGTTGTTTTTATATCAAAGACCGAATAAAAGAAATGATAAAGTACAAAGGATTTCAAATTGCACCTGCCATGCTAGAACAA CTTATTATGACCCATTCATCAGTCGCTCAAGTTGTAATAATTGGGATACCTCACGATGCAGACGGCGACCATCCTATGGCTGTCATTGTCCCAAAGGAATCTTCAACAGCATCTATAAACGAAGAAGATATCATCAAATTCGTAGACGAAAGAGTGTCAGATACAATGAGGCTTAGAGCAGGAGTAAAGTTTGTTAGTTCTATTCCTATGACCCCTTCgggaaaaataagaagaagagaTGTAAAGAAAATGGTGTTAGACGGGAAtctttaa